One part of the Andrena cerasifolii isolate SP2316 chromosome 4, iyAndCera1_principal, whole genome shotgun sequence genome encodes these proteins:
- the LOC143367649 gene encoding monocarboxylate transporter 12 — MTHTQPWTTMASLGNKVDEQVAKQPQQNGRGCKGDEQQQQQLEDMQDNNNESIEVEMVVPPDGGWGWVIVAASFMCNLFVDGIIFSFGVFLNDIAEAFAVSKARVALVGSLQSGFYLMAGPFVSALANRYGFRLVAILGSVISCGAFVLSYFSTSIEFLYISYGVLGGIGAGLIYVPAVITTGFYFERWRALATGIAVCGSGIGAFLLAPISDVLVKQFGWRGALLFQAGMLLNCAIFGAMFRPLKPTRIKVKSTPENAGLEMKTGLMGKGVSTASLHCVQPGRSGFFGTNNNTEYPTAAELLGSNPNIVNASKSLHSLHKVHVELQTLQRTLSISEKQLSVPIYPDMDVNMDEKIAEEENNLLGGDVERLNGKVPTIRRHTISGRRLRADSDCSQKSLKTGNRRNPLSKDPQRPFYRDDIFYGGSLNRLPHYRSQQSSVGYHMSVTRLPTATDVAEEESGSCYICPESVRRILTTMLDLSLLKSPSFLILAISGGLTMMGFYTPFMYVPHRAQLAGIEQSTAMFLVSVIGIGNTIGRVVCGMASSLPGVNALVVNNVFISAGGLLTILSGLSLSQGYQFFYAATFGISISVFASLRSILVVDLLGLEKLTNAFGLLLLFQGVAAAVGAPLAGIFMDATGSYDASFYLSGSLIFVSAVICYPLKKINEWETSKSGEKSNEEPSKS, encoded by the exons ATGACACACAC TCAGCCGTGGACGACGATGGCGTCGCTGGGTAATAAAGTGGACGAGCAAGTGGCCAAGCAGCCGCAGCAGAATGGACGCGGCTGCAAGGGCGacgagcagcagcagcagcagctcgAAGACATGCAGGACAACAACAACGAG AGCATCGAAGTCGAGATGGTGGTGCCACCGGATGGGGGATGGGGCTGGGTGATCGTGGCCGCCTCCTTCATGTGCAACCTCTTCGTGGACGGCATCATCTTCAGCTTCGGCGTGTTCCTCAACGACATCGCGGAAGCCTTCGCCGTGTCCAAGGCGAGGGTCGCGCTGGTCGGCTCGCTGCAGTCCGGGTTCTACCTTATGGCTG GTCCCTTCGTGTCGGCGTTGGCGAATAGGTACGGTTTCAGGCTGGTGGCGATCTTAGGAAGCGTCATAAGTTGCGGCGCTTTCGTCCTCTCGTACTTCAGCACTTCCATCGAGTTTCTTTACATCTCTTACGGCGTCCTGG GAGGTATCGGGGCAGGCTTGATTTACGTGCCGGCTGTGATAACTACCGGATTTTATTTTGAAAGATGGAGAGCCCTGGCCACAGGGATCGCCGTTTGCGGCTCCGGGATCGGCGCTTTCTTGCTCGCGCCAATCTCCGACGTGCTCGTCAAGCAGTTCGGCTGGAGAGGAGCTTTGCTCTTCCAAGCAG GGATGCTGTTGAATTGCGCCATTTTCGGGGCGATGTTCCGCCCGCTGAAGCCAACGAGGATTAAGGTGAAGTCCACGCCAGAAAACGCGGGCTTAGAGATGAAGACCGGCTTGATGGGGAAGGGGGTGTCCACCGCATCCCTGCACTGCGTGCAGCCTGGCAGAAGTGGCTTCTTTGGCACCAACAACAACACCGAGTACCCCACGGCTGCTGAGCTGCTCGGTAGCAACCCGAACATAGTAAA CGCCTCCAAGTCCCTGCACTCCCTCCACAAGGTGCACGTGGAGCTGCAGACGTTGCAGAGGACGCTGAGCATCTCCGAGAAGCAGCTCTCCGTCCCGATATACCCTGACATGGACGTGAACATGGACGAAAAGATCGCCGAGGAAGAGAACAATCTCCTGGGCGGCGACGTCGAGAGACTGAACGGCAAAGTGCCCACG ATTCGCAGGCACACGATTAGCGGACGACGGCTTCGCGCGGACTCGGACTGCAGCCAGAAATCCCTGAAGACGGGCAACAGGCGGAATCCCCTTAGCAAGGACCCGCAGAGGCCGTTTTACAGGGACGACATCTTTTACGGGGGCTCCTTGAACAGGCTGCCTCATTACAGGTCGCAG CAATCATCCGTGGGCTATCACATGTCGGTGACCCGTTTGCCAACGGCTACCGACGTGGCGGAGGAGGAAAGCGGAAGTTGTTACATTTGCCCCGAAAGCGTGCGGCGGATCCTCACCACCATGCTTGATCTGAGCCTCCTGAAAAGCCCTTCTTTCCTGATACTGGCCATCTCTGGCGGACTCACTATGATGGGCTTCTATACGCCCTTTATGTATGTCCCGC ATCGTGCGCAACTGGCGGGAATCGAGCAGTCCACGGCGATGTTCCTGGTGTCGGTGATCGGTATCGGCAACACCATCGGTCGCGTCGTATGCGGCATGGCGAGCAGCTTGCCAGGAGTTAACGCCCTGGTGGTTAACAACGTCTTCATCAGCGCTGGAGGACTGCTGACGATACTGTCCGGGCTGTCGCTGTCGCAGGGGTACCAGTTCTTCTACGCCGCCACCTTTGGTATCAGCATAT CTGTCTTCGCCTCGCTGAGATCGATCCTCGTGGTAGACCTGCTGGGGCTGGAGAAACTGACCAACGCGTTCGGCCTGCTTCTTCTGTTTCAAGGCGTGGCGGCTGCCGTAGGCGCGCCTCTCGCAG GAATCTTCATGGACGCGACAGGGAGCTACGACGCCTCGTTCTACCTGTCCGGTAGCCTGATCTTCGTCTCGGCCGTGATCTGCTACCCCCTGAAGAAGATCAACGAGTGGGAGACGTCGAAGAGCGGCGAGAAGTCGAACGAGGAGCCATCGAAGTCCTGA